One region of Miscanthus floridulus cultivar M001 chromosome 19, ASM1932011v1, whole genome shotgun sequence genomic DNA includes:
- the LOC136528473 gene encoding phosphatidylinositol transfer protein CSR1-like isoform X3 — MMTASCYFCRSVVRAPLLKSRSAVRCQSAAPPGASDAKLVLEVKERLARENPGLPTGRNGRDDDDMVLWFLKDRKFSVDEAVSKLTKTQDPVENQKLCAYLVEKAVSRLPSGAENILGIFDLRGFRVENGDLQFLKFLIDVFYYYYPKRLGQVLFVDAPFVFQPMWQVVKPLLKSYASLVRFCDAETVRKEYFKEETVPLDFRN; from the exons ATGATGACTGCCTCTTGCTACTTCTGCCGCTCCGTCGTCCGAGCTCCTCTGCTCAAGTCCAGGAGCGCAGTGCGCTGCCAAAGCGCCGCCCCGCCAGGTGCCAGCGATGCCAAG CTTGTCCTAGAGGTGAAAGAACGGCTAGCGAGGGAGAACCCAGGCCTCCCCACGGGCAGGAATGGGAGAGACGATGACGACATGGTCCTCTGGTTCTTGAAGGACCGCAAATTCTCCGTCGATGAAGCCGTCTCCAAGCTCACCAAG ACACAGGATCCTGTTGAAAACCAGAAGCTATGTGCCTATTTGGTTGAGAAGGCAGTAAGCAGACTTCCCTCAGGAGCAGAGAATATACTTGGAATCTTTGATCTGCGAGGCTTTCGTGTTGAAAATGGTGATCTCCAGTTCCTAAAGTTTTTG ATTGATGTTTTTTACTATTACTACCCGAAGCGGCTTGGCCAAGTTCTTTTTGTCGATGCTCCATTTGTTTTTCAACCAATGTGGCAGGTTGTCAAACCTCTGTTGAAATCTTATGCCTCCCTG GTAAGATTTTGCGATGCCGAGACTGTGAGGAAGGAATACTTCAAAGAAGAAACTGTGCCTCTTGATTTCCGCAATTAG
- the LOC136528473 gene encoding uncharacterized protein isoform X2, with protein sequence MMTASCYFCRSVVRAPLLKSRSAVRCQSAAPPGASDAKLVLEVKERLARENPGLPTGRNGRDDDDMVLWFLKDRKFSVDEAVSKLTKAIKWRQDFGVSELSEESVKGLYQTGKAYTQDPVENQKLCAYLVEKAVSRLPSGAENILGIFDLRGFRVENGDLQFLKFLIDVFYYYYPKRLGQVLFVDAPFVFQPMWQVVKPLLKSYASLVRFCDAETVRKEYFKEETVPLDFRN encoded by the exons ATGATGACTGCCTCTTGCTACTTCTGCCGCTCCGTCGTCCGAGCTCCTCTGCTCAAGTCCAGGAGCGCAGTGCGCTGCCAAAGCGCCGCCCCGCCAGGTGCCAGCGATGCCAAG CTTGTCCTAGAGGTGAAAGAACGGCTAGCGAGGGAGAACCCAGGCCTCCCCACGGGCAGGAATGGGAGAGACGATGACGACATGGTCCTCTGGTTCTTGAAGGACCGCAAATTCTCCGTCGATGAAGCCGTCTCCAAGCTCACCAAGGCAATT AAATGGCGCCAGGATTTTGGTGTTTCAGAGTTATCAGAAGAATCAGTGAAAGGCCTCTACCAAACTGGCAAGGCATAT ACACAGGATCCTGTTGAAAACCAGAAGCTATGTGCCTATTTGGTTGAGAAGGCAGTAAGCAGACTTCCCTCAGGAGCAGAGAATATACTTGGAATCTTTGATCTGCGAGGCTTTCGTGTTGAAAATGGTGATCTCCAGTTCCTAAAGTTTTTG ATTGATGTTTTTTACTATTACTACCCGAAGCGGCTTGGCCAAGTTCTTTTTGTCGATGCTCCATTTGTTTTTCAACCAATGTGGCAGGTTGTCAAACCTCTGTTGAAATCTTATGCCTCCCTG GTAAGATTTTGCGATGCCGAGACTGTGAGGAAGGAATACTTCAAAGAAGAAACTGTGCCTCTTGATTTCCGCAATTAG
- the LOC136528473 gene encoding uncharacterized protein isoform X1 has protein sequence MMTASCYFCRSVVRAPLLKSRSAVRCQSAAPPGASDAKLVLEVKERLARENPGLPTGRNGRDDDDMVLWFLKDRKFSVDEAVSKLTKAIKWRQDFGVSELSEESVKGLYQTGKAYVHDSLGVYGRPVLVVVAAKHFPSTQDPVENQKLCAYLVEKAVSRLPSGAENILGIFDLRGFRVENGDLQFLKFLIDVFYYYYPKRLGQVLFVDAPFVFQPMWQVVKPLLKSYASLVRFCDAETVRKEYFKEETVPLDFRN, from the exons ATGATGACTGCCTCTTGCTACTTCTGCCGCTCCGTCGTCCGAGCTCCTCTGCTCAAGTCCAGGAGCGCAGTGCGCTGCCAAAGCGCCGCCCCGCCAGGTGCCAGCGATGCCAAG CTTGTCCTAGAGGTGAAAGAACGGCTAGCGAGGGAGAACCCAGGCCTCCCCACGGGCAGGAATGGGAGAGACGATGACGACATGGTCCTCTGGTTCTTGAAGGACCGCAAATTCTCCGTCGATGAAGCCGTCTCCAAGCTCACCAAGGCAATT AAATGGCGCCAGGATTTTGGTGTTTCAGAGTTATCAGAAGAATCAGTGAAAGGCCTCTACCAAACTGGCAAGGCATATGTACATGATTCTTTGGGCGTTTACGGCAGACCTGTGCTAGTTGTAGTGGCAGCCAAACATTTCCCTTCA ACACAGGATCCTGTTGAAAACCAGAAGCTATGTGCCTATTTGGTTGAGAAGGCAGTAAGCAGACTTCCCTCAGGAGCAGAGAATATACTTGGAATCTTTGATCTGCGAGGCTTTCGTGTTGAAAATGGTGATCTCCAGTTCCTAAAGTTTTTG ATTGATGTTTTTTACTATTACTACCCGAAGCGGCTTGGCCAAGTTCTTTTTGTCGATGCTCCATTTGTTTTTCAACCAATGTGGCAGGTTGTCAAACCTCTGTTGAAATCTTATGCCTCCCTG GTAAGATTTTGCGATGCCGAGACTGTGAGGAAGGAATACTTCAAAGAAGAAACTGTGCCTCTTGATTTCCGCAATTAG